One Nicotiana tomentosiformis chromosome 4, ASM39032v3, whole genome shotgun sequence genomic window carries:
- the LOC138909216 gene encoding uncharacterized protein: MLQTTGILETSGVSFTIFQFFGAAFKRWEAYERRRPVGAVPLTWKEFSVLFSEKFMPQARREELRRQFQQLRQDGMSTTQYELIFSELAHHAIWLVPTDRERIKRFIDGLTYQLRLLMTRERVYGATFNEVVDIARQIEVVRSHERSDREAKRPRGSGSVGGVPSGGQFYHNKGRPVHYGASSSHGSYSSHQSQSSLSTLPTPSTLCAPPVLGSYVPGPSGSYSSSRGLP; the protein is encoded by the coding sequence atgcttcagacaacgggtattctggagactagtggagtctcgttcactatttttcaattttttggggctgccttcaaACGGTGGGAAgcctatgagaggcgcaggccggttggtgcagtaccacttacatggaaggagttctccgttctcttttctGAGAAGTTTATGCCACAggctcgcagagaggagctgcgcagacagtttcagcagttacgtcaggatggcatgtccaCAACGCAGTACGAGTTgatattttctgagttggctcatcatgcaatttggttggttcccactgatagggagaggattaagaggttcattgatggcctcacatatcagttgcggttgcttatgactagggagagggtatatGGTGCCACTTTTAacgaggtagttgacattgctcgacagatagaggtggtccgtagCCATGAGCGTAgtgacagggaggctaagaggccccgAGGTTCGGGCAGTGTtggtggggtaccttctggagggcagtTCTACCACAACAAGGGTCGTCCAGTTCActatggtgcatcatctagccatggttcatacagttctcatcagagtcagtcatctctcagtacACTTCCAACCCCGAGTACGCTCTGTGCACCACCAGTTCTAGGATCATATGTACCAGgtccttctggtagttattctagtTCCCGAGGTCTGCCTTAG